TGTTGTTGCTTCAATGGAAGTTGCTTGTAGAATACAACTTTTGCTAAGATAATAAAAAAGAGGCTGAAAATTCCAGCCTCTTTTAATTTAGGTATTATTTTCTAATTCCTAATTCTTTAATGATTGCACGATATCTGTTGATATCCTTTTTCTTAAGATAGTCTAACAAGCTTCTACGCTTACCTACCATCTTCACTAACGAACGCTCCGTGTTAAAATCCTTACGGTTTTTCTTTAAGTGCTCAGTTAAGTGGTTAATTCTGTGAGTAAATAACGCAATCTGTCCTTCAGCAGAACCAGTATCTTGTGCGCTTTTACCGTGCTTAGCAAAAATCTCTCCTTTTACTTCTTTTGTTAAATACATACCAATATTGTTATAAATGATTTTAATGTACCAATGATTTTCATTGAAGTTGCAAATGTACAATTATTTTTCTAAAGATTATCCTAGGGTTATGCTTTAATTAATTAATCTTTTTTTGTCAAAAATTAAACCTTTTTAAAAACTGTAAGTCAAAGAATCAGATTAACTTTTAATACTAATAATTATGACACTTAAGGATTTTAAATTAAAGATTTTGACAGTTATTGGAATGGTTGTACTTGCTTCATGCTCTAATAACGATGGAA
This genomic window from Tenacibaculum sp. 190524A05c contains:
- the rpsO gene encoding 30S ribosomal protein S15, which gives rise to MYLTKEVKGEIFAKHGKSAQDTGSAEGQIALFTHRINHLTEHLKKNRKDFNTERSLVKMVGKRRSLLDYLKKKDINRYRAIIKELGIRK